In a single window of the Saccharothrix australiensis genome:
- a CDS encoding SRPBCC family protein, producing the protein MRDTTPLHPAGLPGPARRAHPPPDRCACRPARHPAGRRRPPRRHRARRVKAPLSTVWQLQADVERRPSRQPPVTGSERLDRGPLRSGSRFRWTTPVPATPTTPATTLTITSTVRQLQHHRCIRWTGAAIGEGLTIDRGVHAWTFTRVEGGVLVRTEETWTGDQVEADVPTSVHFLGEGLKAWPADLRTAAEARHRG; encoded by the coding sequence ATGCGCGACACCACCCCCCTCCACCCCGCCGGACTGCCGGGCCCGGCCCGCCGCGCGCACCCGCCACCCGACCGGTGCGCGTGCCGCCCTGCTCGCCATCCCGCTGGCCGCCGCCGGCCTCCTCGGCGTCACCGCGCCCGCCGAGTCAAGGCCCCGCTGAGCACCGTCTGGCAGCTCCAGGCCGACGTGGAGCGCCGGCCGTCCCGGCAGCCGCCCGTCACCGGCAGCGAGCGCCTGGACCGGGGCCCGCTCCGGTCGGGTTCGCGGTTCCGGTGGACCACCCCGGTGCCGGCCACCCCCACGACACCCGCGACGACCCTGACCATCACCTCCACCGTCCGGCAGTTGCAGCACCACCGGTGCATCCGCTGGACCGGAGCCGCGATCGGCGAGGGGCTGACCATCGACCGGGGTGTCCACGCGTGGACCTTCACCAGGGTCGAGGGCGGTGTCCTGGTGCGCACCGAGGAGACCTGGACCGGCGACCAGGTGGAGGCCGACGTGCCCACCTCCGTCCACTTCCTCGGTGAGGGCCTCAAGGCGTGGCCGGCGGACCTCAGGACCGCCGCCGAGGCCCGGCACCGGGGCTGA
- a CDS encoding TetR/AcrR family transcriptional regulator produces the protein MEESRRERKKQQVRKLLVETAMRLFAEQGFERTTVAQIAEAADVAPKTFFNHFPTKDDVLFADAGPSDALAAEVIAARRPEDTVADVLRRTYEALRHDYVPIGGRDPETTALHGRLLTTVPSLQARALQRSLAFQRELAQALLAAFPDRLDPISAAAVVGALAGATQAAALRSMELGQDEQQLWAAMDRGVRIALHGLPEPDTEPTSGPTPDPTPPAPTPPPTADSDHP, from the coding sequence GTGGAAGAGTCGCGGAGAGAGCGCAAGAAGCAGCAGGTGAGGAAGCTGCTGGTGGAGACGGCGATGAGGCTGTTCGCCGAGCAGGGCTTCGAGCGGACCACCGTCGCCCAGATCGCGGAAGCCGCCGACGTGGCGCCCAAGACGTTCTTCAACCACTTCCCGACCAAGGACGACGTGCTCTTCGCCGACGCCGGGCCGAGCGACGCGCTGGCGGCCGAGGTGATCGCCGCCCGCCGGCCGGAGGACACGGTCGCGGACGTGTTGCGGCGCACTTACGAGGCGCTGCGCCACGACTACGTCCCGATCGGCGGTCGCGACCCCGAGACGACCGCCCTGCACGGCCGCCTGCTGACCACGGTGCCGTCGCTCCAGGCCCGTGCGCTGCAACGGTCGTTGGCGTTCCAGCGGGAGCTGGCGCAGGCGCTGCTCGCCGCCTTCCCGGACCGGCTCGACCCCATCTCCGCCGCGGCGGTCGTCGGCGCGCTGGCCGGCGCGACCCAGGCGGCGGCGCTGCGCAGCATGGAGCTGGGACAGGACGAGCAGCAGCTCTGGGCGGCGATGGACCGCGGCGTGCGGATCGCCCTGCACGGCCTGCCCGAGCCCGACACCGAGCCGACCTCGGGCCCGACCCCCGACCCGACCCCGCCGGCCCCGACCCCGCCGCCCACAGCCGACTCCGATCACCCCTGA
- a CDS encoding macrolide family glycosyltransferase, which yields MSQLVMAGMPAPGHVNPSLPLVRELVARGTSVAYYASEEFRTAVERAGAEFRAYPEGVLSARDIAEATRSGSLLRVVIRVLRATESLVPFLVDELRRDRPDAVAFDSNAVWGYVAATTAGLPRVSLMTTMMIGSADMKVLTAREWAHPLRAMLPDLPAALRAKSRVVRLFGKEAYPPSPTLPMRGDVTIFPIPRALQPPNPAIDDRCHFVGPTLTGRHEELDPELAAHCAGPEPVVLVSLGTLHQGTGEFFRTCFEVLSDLPVRAVVVVGSHAGDLGPAPAGVLVRRTVPQVELLKRTAVFVTHGGMNSVLEGLGLGVPLVVVPQQVEQLIIGNAVAARGAGVVLRHNLSRRPVPAGDLRAAVDRALHDTALRESARSLADGIADGGGAAAAADVVESVLRR from the coding sequence ATGAGTCAGCTCGTCATGGCGGGGATGCCCGCCCCTGGGCACGTCAACCCGAGCCTGCCGCTGGTGCGCGAACTCGTCGCGCGCGGCACGTCCGTCGCCTACTACGCGAGCGAGGAGTTCCGCACCGCGGTCGAGCGGGCGGGCGCCGAGTTCCGCGCCTACCCGGAGGGTGTGCTGTCCGCGCGGGACATCGCCGAGGCCACCCGGTCCGGGAGCCTCCTGCGGGTCGTCATCCGGGTGCTGCGCGCGACCGAGTCGCTGGTCCCGTTCCTCGTCGACGAACTGCGGCGCGACCGGCCCGACGCGGTCGCCTTCGACTCCAACGCCGTCTGGGGTTACGTCGCGGCGACGACCGCGGGGCTGCCGCGCGTGTCCCTGATGACGACGATGATGATCGGGTCGGCCGACATGAAGGTCCTCACCGCGCGCGAGTGGGCGCACCCGCTGCGCGCGATGCTGCCCGACCTGCCGGCCGCGCTGCGCGCGAAGAGCCGCGTCGTGCGGCTCTTCGGCAAGGAGGCGTACCCGCCGTCGCCCACCCTGCCCATGCGCGGTGACGTCACGATCTTCCCGATCCCGCGCGCCCTCCAGCCGCCGAACCCGGCGATCGACGACCGGTGCCACTTCGTCGGCCCCACCCTCACCGGTCGGCACGAGGAGCTGGACCCCGAACTCGCCGCGCACTGCGCCGGGCCCGAGCCCGTCGTCCTGGTCTCCCTCGGCACCCTGCACCAGGGCACGGGCGAGTTCTTCCGCACGTGCTTCGAGGTGCTGTCCGACCTGCCGGTCCGCGCCGTCGTCGTGGTCGGTTCGCACGCGGGCGACCTCGGCCCGGCGCCGGCGGGCGTCCTGGTGCGCAGGACCGTTCCCCAGGTCGAACTGCTGAAGCGGACGGCGGTGTTCGTGACCCACGGCGGGATGAACAGCGTCCTGGAGGGACTGGGCCTCGGCGTCCCGCTCGTCGTGGTGCCGCAGCAGGTGGAGCAGCTCATCATCGGCAACGCCGTGGCCGCGCGCGGCGCGGGCGTCGTGCTGCGGCACAACCTGTCCCGGCGTCCGGTCCCGGCCGGCGACCTCCGCGCGGCGGTGGACCGCGCGCTGCACGACACCGCCCTGCGCGAGTCGGCCCGGTCCCTCGCGGACGGCATCGCGGACGGCGGTGGCGCGGCGGCCGCGGCGGACGTGGTGGAGAGCGTGCTGCGCCGGTAG
- a CDS encoding ATP-dependent Clp protease ATP-binding subunit encodes MTGYFGPGGGPGGSPFDEFLAQFFGAGPTGRRSHPVDITGLMSDQARELVSEAVSQTAAWGRTDVDTEQLLWAATRQPATRALVERAGADPDALARRIEQRSNGGEPRQGPVRLTPAAKRTLLDAHQISRGLGASYIGPEHLLLALAANREAGAGRLLAEARVTPERMAGREPGGPRREAGSSSGGGGTLEQFGRDLTELARSGEIDPVIGRDEEIEQTVEVLSRRTKNNPVLVGEAGVGKTAVVEGLAQRIAAGDVPDALARRRVVQLDLTAMVAGTRYRGDFEERMTRLVDEVRGRRDELILFIDELHTIVGAGSGEGSMSAGNILKPALARGELHVVGATTLDEYRRDVESDPALERRFQPVLVPEPTVAETVAILHGLRDRYEAHHQVRFTDEALDAAATLSDRYLTDRFLPDKAIDLVDQAGARVRLRAGRGPAEARDLQGELERLLRDRDQAVGEEDYERAARLRDRIAEVRREVERARAHDRPDHVPEVVTEDIAQVVSRSTGIPVSRLTEEERDRLLRLEEHLHGRVVGQDEAVAAVAEAVRRSRAGLAEPGRPAGSFLFLGPTGVGKTELARTLAEALFGDEHHMVRLDMSEYGERHTVSRLVGAPPGYVGHEEPGQLTEAVRRRPYSVVLLDEIEKAHADVFNVLLQVLDDGRLTDGRGRTVDFANTVVIMTSNIGSDLVTAGTRGALGFGPLDERDTEGPLRERLMRRLRETFRPEFLNRIDEIIVFRRLEVEQLHRVTELMLEHTKRRAHGQGIDLEFTPEAVDWLARHGHQPEFGARPLRRTIQQEVDNRLSRLLLDGSLSAGSRVRVDARDDELTVDTVGTAG; translated from the coding sequence ATGACCGGCTACTTCGGACCGGGCGGTGGTCCCGGCGGCAGCCCGTTCGACGAGTTCCTCGCGCAGTTCTTCGGGGCGGGCCCGACCGGACGCCGCTCCCACCCGGTCGACATCACGGGCCTGATGAGCGACCAGGCCAGGGAACTGGTGTCCGAGGCCGTGAGCCAGACCGCCGCGTGGGGCCGCACCGACGTGGACACCGAGCAGCTCCTGTGGGCCGCCACCCGGCAGCCCGCGACGCGGGCGCTCGTGGAGCGCGCCGGCGCGGACCCCGACGCCCTGGCGCGCCGGATCGAGCAGCGGTCCAACGGGGGCGAGCCCCGCCAGGGCCCGGTGCGCCTGACGCCTGCCGCGAAGCGGACGCTGCTCGACGCCCACCAGATCTCGCGCGGGCTGGGCGCGTCCTACATCGGTCCCGAGCACCTGCTGCTGGCGCTGGCCGCCAACCGGGAGGCGGGCGCGGGACGGTTGCTCGCCGAGGCGCGGGTGACCCCGGAGCGGATGGCGGGCCGTGAACCCGGCGGGCCCCGGCGCGAGGCGGGGTCGTCGTCCGGTGGCGGCGGGACGCTCGAGCAGTTCGGGCGCGACCTGACCGAACTCGCCCGGTCGGGTGAGATCGACCCGGTGATCGGCCGGGACGAGGAGATCGAGCAGACCGTCGAGGTGCTGTCGCGCCGCACCAAGAACAACCCGGTCCTCGTCGGCGAGGCCGGTGTCGGCAAGACCGCCGTCGTCGAGGGCTTGGCGCAGCGCATCGCGGCGGGCGACGTGCCCGACGCGCTGGCCCGCCGCCGGGTGGTCCAGCTCGACCTGACGGCGATGGTCGCGGGCACCCGCTACCGCGGCGACTTCGAGGAGCGGATGACCCGGCTGGTCGACGAGGTGCGCGGACGGCGGGACGAGCTGATCCTGTTCATCGACGAGCTGCACACCATCGTCGGCGCGGGTTCCGGCGAGGGCTCGATGAGCGCAGGCAACATCCTCAAACCCGCGCTGGCCAGGGGCGAGCTGCACGTCGTCGGCGCGACGACGCTGGACGAGTACCGCCGCGACGTCGAGTCCGACCCGGCGCTGGAGCGCCGCTTCCAGCCGGTCCTGGTCCCGGAGCCGACCGTGGCCGAGACGGTGGCGATCCTGCACGGCCTGCGCGACCGGTACGAGGCGCACCACCAGGTCCGGTTCACCGACGAGGCGCTCGACGCGGCGGCGACCCTGTCGGACCGCTACCTCACCGACCGGTTCCTGCCGGACAAGGCGATCGACCTGGTCGACCAGGCGGGCGCGCGGGTGCGGCTGCGCGCGGGCCGGGGACCGGCGGAGGCGCGCGACCTCCAGGGCGAGCTGGAGCGGCTCCTGCGCGACCGGGACCAGGCCGTCGGCGAGGAGGACTACGAGCGCGCGGCGCGCCTGCGCGACCGCATCGCCGAGGTCCGCCGCGAGGTGGAGCGCGCCCGCGCGCACGACCGCCCCGACCACGTGCCGGAGGTCGTCACCGAGGACATCGCGCAGGTGGTCTCCCGCAGCACGGGCATCCCGGTCAGCCGGCTCACCGAGGAGGAGCGCGACCGCCTGCTGCGCCTGGAGGAGCACCTGCACGGCCGGGTCGTCGGGCAGGACGAGGCCGTGGCGGCGGTGGCCGAGGCGGTGCGCCGGTCGCGCGCGGGCCTCGCCGAGCCGGGCAGGCCGGCGGGCAGCTTCCTCTTCCTGGGACCGACCGGCGTGGGCAAGACCGAACTGGCCCGCACGCTGGCCGAGGCGTTGTTCGGCGACGAGCACCACATGGTGCGCCTGGACATGAGCGAGTACGGCGAGCGGCACACCGTGAGCAGGCTCGTCGGCGCGCCGCCCGGCTACGTCGGCCACGAGGAGCCGGGGCAGCTCACCGAGGCCGTCCGCCGCAGGCCCTACTCGGTGGTGCTGCTGGACGAGATCGAGAAGGCCCACGCGGACGTGTTCAACGTCCTGCTCCAAGTGCTCGACGACGGCAGGCTCACCGACGGGCGCGGCCGGACGGTGGACTTCGCCAACACGGTCGTCATCATGACCAGCAACATCGGCTCCGACCTCGTCACGGCGGGCACGCGGGGCGCGCTCGGGTTCGGCCCCCTGGACGAGCGGGACACCGAGGGACCGCTGCGGGAACGGCTGATGCGCCGCCTGCGCGAGACGTTCCGGCCGGAGTTCCTCAACCGCATCGACGAGATCATCGTGTTCCGGCGGCTGGAGGTCGAGCAGCTGCACCGCGTCACCGAGCTGATGCTGGAGCACACGAAGCGCCGGGCCCACGGCCAGGGCATCGACCTGGAGTTCACCCCGGAAGCGGTGGACTGGTTGGCGCGGCACGGGCACCAGCCGGAGTTCGGCGCCCGCCCGTTGCGGCGCACCATCCAGCAGGAGGTGGACAACCGGTTGTCGCGGCTGCTGCTGGACGGGAGCCTGTCCGCCGGTTCCCGCGTGCGGGTCGACGCGCGTGACGACGAGCTGACCGTGGATACGGTGGGCACTGCGGGCTGA
- a CDS encoding AAC(3) family N-acetyltransferase, whose amino-acid sequence MISKQRLVGQLRELGVRAGDVLVVHTSFRAVGPVSGGPMGLIDALRTAVGGDAGTLVMPSMTGGDNPEPYDPRRTPTRGMGVVAELFRRLPGVGRGDHPTSTFAAVGRHASRIIAPQPLSPPHGPDSPIGRVHALGGSVLLLGVDHDANTALHLAEDLAGVPYRSEDHALVRDGDRVREVTISEPDHCGRGFAAADDWLRERGAQREGRVGDATARLFSCRDLVDAVVPRLVADPTAMLCAEGSGCEECDEAHRSIG is encoded by the coding sequence GTGATCTCGAAGCAGCGATTGGTGGGGCAGTTGCGGGAACTCGGTGTCCGCGCCGGTGACGTGCTGGTCGTCCACACGTCCTTCCGCGCGGTCGGTCCGGTGTCCGGCGGGCCGATGGGGTTGATCGACGCGCTGCGCACCGCCGTGGGCGGTGATGCGGGGACGCTCGTCATGCCGTCGATGACCGGCGGCGACAACCCGGAACCGTACGACCCGCGACGGACGCCGACCCGGGGGATGGGCGTCGTCGCGGAGCTGTTCCGGCGGCTGCCGGGCGTCGGTCGGGGCGACCACCCGACGTCGACCTTCGCGGCCGTGGGCCGGCACGCGTCCCGGATCATCGCGCCGCAACCGCTGTCGCCGCCGCACGGCCCCGACAGCCCGATCGGCAGGGTGCACGCGCTCGGCGGATCGGTGCTGCTGCTGGGCGTCGACCACGACGCGAACACCGCGCTCCACCTCGCCGAGGACCTGGCGGGCGTGCCCTACCGGTCGGAGGACCACGCCCTGGTGCGCGACGGCGACCGGGTGCGCGAGGTGACGATCAGCGAGCCCGACCACTGCGGCCGGGGCTTCGCCGCCGCCGACGACTGGCTCCGGGAACGGGGCGCGCAGCGGGAAGGCCGGGTAGGCGACGCGACCGCCCGCCTGTTCTCCTGCCGGGACCTCGTGGACGCCGTCGTCCCCCGGCTGGTCGCCGATCCCACGGCGATGCTCTGCGCCGAGGGGTCCGGGTGCGAGGAGTGCGACGAGGCGCACCGCAGCATCGGCTGA
- the pip gene encoding prolyl aminopeptidase yields the protein MAEILYPPVEPYEHGMLDVGGGDLVYWEACGNPDGKPALVVHGGPGSGCTPAHRRFFDPARYRVVLFDQRGCGRSMPRAGLPGTSLRHNTTAALVADMELLREHLGVERWLLTGASWGSTLLLAYAEAHPDRVSEVVITAVTTTRRAEIDWLYRGLSRFFPAEWRRFRDVVPPAERGGDLTAAYGRLLADPDPEVRARAAKAWHAWEDATISLDWNPTAPAFSDRPLPAMLDRARICTHYFANDVFLADGVLLADAAKLTGIPGVLLHGRLDLGSPVDTAWELAEAWPDARLEVFGGCGHAGTPEMSARKRQVLDEFARA from the coding sequence GTGGCGGAGATCCTGTACCCACCGGTCGAGCCCTACGAGCACGGGATGCTGGACGTCGGCGGCGGCGACCTCGTCTACTGGGAGGCGTGCGGCAACCCCGACGGCAAGCCGGCGCTCGTCGTGCACGGCGGGCCGGGGTCGGGGTGCACGCCGGCCCACCGGCGGTTCTTCGACCCCGCGCGGTACCGGGTGGTCCTGTTCGACCAGCGCGGCTGCGGGCGCAGCATGCCGCGGGCCGGGCTGCCGGGGACGTCGTTGCGGCACAACACGACCGCGGCGCTGGTGGCCGACATGGAACTGCTCCGGGAGCACCTCGGCGTCGAGCGCTGGCTGCTCACCGGTGCCTCGTGGGGTTCCACGCTGCTGCTGGCCTACGCCGAGGCGCACCCCGACCGCGTGTCGGAGGTGGTGATCACGGCGGTGACCACCACCCGGCGCGCGGAGATCGACTGGCTGTACCGGGGGCTGTCCCGCTTCTTCCCGGCCGAGTGGCGGCGCTTCCGGGACGTCGTGCCGCCCGCCGAGCGCGGCGGCGACCTGACCGCGGCGTACGGCAGGCTGCTGGCCGACCCTGACCCGGAGGTCCGCGCCCGCGCGGCCAAGGCGTGGCACGCGTGGGAGGACGCCACGATCTCGCTGGACTGGAACCCGACCGCGCCCGCGTTCAGCGACCGCCCGCTGCCGGCCATGCTGGACCGGGCCCGGATCTGCACGCACTACTTCGCCAACGACGTGTTCCTGGCCGACGGCGTCCTGCTGGCGGACGCGGCCAAGCTGACCGGCATCCCCGGCGTGCTGCTGCACGGCAGGCTCGACCTCGGTTCGCCCGTCGACACGGCGTGGGAGCTGGCCGAGGCGTGGCCGGACGCCCGGCTGGAGGTGTTCGGCGGCTGCGGGCACGCCGGCACGCCGGAGATGTCGGCCCGCAAGCGCCAGGTGCTGGACGAGTTCGCGCGGGCGTGA
- a CDS encoding AfsR/SARP family transcriptional regulator translates to MEFHVLGPLEVRESEEVVRIPGARQRKLLALLLLDARRVVTVERLIDELWDDPPRSVRQQVHNAVRTLRTTLGARRQDVRVTRTDTGYRLDVADDAIDARRFTSLVREAKEAQAAGDAATAIRLLRSALDLWRGDAFEGLDGSEVLNAAAGLAEQRLVATEDLLELRLAAGEAGAVVGELRRLVADHPLRDRLRATLMRALHRGGRQAEALAVYEEGRRVFAEELGLDPGPELRGLHAAILDGAGEVPPPSPVTAPEATTGRASRSYLPHDIRDFSGRAPELVRLLAETRQDRPSALVITAIDGMGGVGKTTLAVHLAHKVADDFPDGRYFIDLHGFSPGLAPLTAEQALDALLRDAGVPPELVPSDLDGRSALWRSHMAGKRALVVLDNAIDAGHVRPLLPGGPEVLVIITSRRKMAALDGVTPMSLDVMTTADGIALFRKVAGEQRTAGEPAEVAAAVELCGHLPLAIRVAAARLRDRATWRVSDLLARLRDQAARSQFLTVDDRNVMRVLRVSYRYLRPDAQRLFRRLALHVGKDFDAYAAAALADLDPAHAEELLEGLFDDNLLKQNAAGRYHFHDLIRDCARQILVETEDQAELDAARARLLDYYLHSCHVWSRGLDNRVYDLPPPVGRRPAHVRVPASDDRALALLAEEHENLVAAARCAAEHGMHRHTWGFACALQPALRLRNYGEDALALFEQGLRAARADGDPRAESACLHGLAVAHREREDTASAEELLRQALDRSRALGDRTREAAQLVDLGIVHFSDDRLAEAHDAFQAAERLTRDQRDTTLRAAIENSLGAVERDLGRYAEALERLRGALASAANEGSPHAQQLTAWSIGAIQHFQGRHAEAARTFGDILRVSEQRNFDHGRAVALLGLASVHRSVGELDRALDTGRSALEQARKLGLHALECETLIVIGEVMVSRGELDQAEQVFGQAYDRADRYALRRYLARVLEGLAHVAAARGAGAEATRLWEDAVAAYPEGMAEAGFARAHLSGATTCFRCAIAA, encoded by the coding sequence GTGGAGTTCCATGTCCTGGGACCGCTGGAGGTACGGGAGTCCGAAGAGGTGGTGCGCATCCCCGGCGCGCGGCAGCGGAAGCTGTTGGCGTTGCTGCTGCTCGACGCACGCCGGGTGGTCACTGTGGAGCGGCTGATCGACGAGCTGTGGGACGACCCGCCGCGCTCGGTGCGGCAGCAGGTGCACAACGCCGTGCGCACCCTCCGCACCACGCTCGGCGCGCGACGCCAGGACGTGCGGGTGACGCGCACCGACACCGGCTACCGCCTCGACGTCGCCGACGACGCGATCGACGCGCGCCGCTTCACCTCGCTGGTGCGGGAGGCCAAGGAGGCGCAGGCCGCCGGGGACGCCGCGACGGCGATCCGGCTGCTGCGGTCCGCGCTGGACCTGTGGCGCGGCGACGCGTTCGAGGGTTTGGACGGCTCGGAGGTGCTCAACGCGGCGGCGGGGTTGGCCGAGCAGCGGCTCGTCGCGACCGAGGACCTGCTCGAACTGCGCCTGGCCGCGGGCGAGGCAGGCGCGGTGGTCGGCGAGCTGCGCAGGCTGGTGGCCGACCACCCGTTGCGCGACCGGCTGCGGGCGACGCTGATGCGGGCGCTGCACCGGGGCGGGCGGCAGGCCGAGGCGCTGGCCGTGTACGAGGAGGGGCGGCGGGTGTTCGCCGAGGAGCTGGGCCTCGACCCCGGCCCCGAGCTGCGCGGCCTGCACGCGGCCATCCTGGACGGCGCCGGCGAGGTGCCGCCGCCGAGCCCGGTCACCGCGCCCGAGGCGACCACCGGGCGGGCGAGCAGGTCGTACCTGCCGCACGACATCCGCGACTTCTCCGGCCGGGCGCCGGAACTGGTGCGGCTGCTCGCCGAGACGCGGCAGGACCGGCCGAGCGCCCTGGTGATCACCGCGATCGACGGCATGGGCGGGGTCGGCAAGACCACGCTGGCCGTGCACCTCGCGCACAAGGTCGCCGACGACTTCCCGGACGGCCGGTACTTCATCGACCTGCACGGCTTCAGCCCCGGCCTGGCGCCGCTGACGGCGGAGCAGGCGCTGGACGCGCTGCTGCGCGACGCGGGCGTGCCGCCCGAGCTCGTGCCGTCCGACCTCGACGGGCGCAGCGCGCTCTGGCGCTCCCACATGGCGGGCAAGCGGGCCCTGGTGGTGCTGGACAACGCGATCGACGCCGGCCACGTCCGACCGCTGCTGCCCGGCGGGCCCGAGGTGCTGGTCATCATCACCAGCAGGCGCAAGATGGCCGCGCTGGACGGCGTGACGCCGATGTCGCTGGACGTGATGACCACCGCCGACGGCATCGCGCTGTTCCGGAAGGTCGCCGGCGAGCAGCGGACCGCCGGCGAGCCCGCCGAGGTGGCCGCGGCGGTGGAGCTGTGCGGGCACCTGCCGCTGGCGATCCGCGTCGCCGCCGCCCGCCTGCGCGACCGCGCGACCTGGCGGGTGTCGGACCTGCTCGCGCGGCTGCGGGACCAGGCGGCGCGCAGCCAGTTCCTGACCGTCGACGACCGCAACGTGATGCGGGTCCTGCGGGTGTCGTACCGGTACCTCCGGCCGGACGCGCAGCGGCTGTTCCGGCGGCTGGCCCTGCACGTGGGCAAGGACTTCGACGCCTACGCCGCCGCCGCGCTCGCCGACCTCGACCCGGCGCACGCCGAGGAGCTGCTGGAGGGGCTGTTCGACGACAACCTGCTCAAGCAGAACGCCGCCGGCCGCTACCACTTCCACGACCTGATCCGCGACTGCGCCCGGCAGATCCTGGTGGAGACCGAGGACCAGGCGGAGCTGGACGCGGCGCGGGCCCGGCTGCTCGACTACTACCTGCACTCCTGCCACGTGTGGAGCAGGGGGCTGGACAACCGCGTCTACGACCTGCCGCCGCCGGTCGGGCGGCGGCCGGCGCACGTGCGGGTGCCCGCGTCCGACGACCGGGCGCTGGCGCTGCTGGCCGAGGAGCACGAGAACCTGGTGGCCGCCGCCCGGTGCGCGGCCGAGCACGGGATGCACCGCCACACCTGGGGCTTCGCCTGCGCGCTCCAGCCCGCGCTGCGGCTGCGCAACTACGGGGAGGACGCGCTCGCGCTGTTCGAGCAGGGCCTGCGCGCGGCGCGGGCGGACGGCGACCCGCGTGCCGAGTCGGCGTGCCTGCACGGCTTGGCGGTGGCGCACCGGGAACGCGAGGACACCGCGTCGGCCGAGGAGCTGCTGCGGCAGGCCCTCGACCGCAGCCGCGCCCTGGGCGACCGCACCCGCGAGGCCGCCCAGCTCGTCGACCTGGGCATCGTGCACTTCAGCGACGACCGCCTCGCCGAGGCGCACGACGCCTTCCAGGCGGCCGAGCGGCTGACCAGGGACCAGCGCGACACCACGCTGCGCGCCGCGATCGAGAACAGCCTGGGCGCCGTGGAGCGCGACCTGGGCCGCTACGCCGAGGCGCTGGAGCGCCTGCGCGGCGCGCTGGCGTCGGCGGCGAACGAGGGCTCGCCGCACGCCCAGCAGCTGACGGCGTGGAGCATCGGCGCGATCCAGCACTTCCAGGGCAGGCACGCGGAGGCGGCGCGGACCTTCGGCGACATCCTGCGGGTCAGCGAGCAGCGCAACTTCGACCACGGCCGGGCCGTGGCCCTGCTCGGGCTGGCGTCCGTCCACCGCTCGGTGGGCGAGCTGGACCGGGCGCTGGACACCGGCCGGTCGGCGCTGGAGCAGGCGCGGAAGCTGGGCCTGCACGCGCTGGAGTGCGAGACGCTGATCGTGATCGGCGAGGTCATGGTGTCCAGGGGCGAGCTGGACCAGGCGGAGCAGGTGTTCGGGCAGGCGTACGACCGGGCCGACCGCTACGCGCTGCGCCGCTACCTGGCCCGTGTGCTGGAGGGGCTGGCCCACGTGGCGGCGGCGCGGGGAGCCGGCGCGGAGGCCACGCGGCTGTGGGAGGACGCGGTGGCGGCCTACCCGGAGGGGATGGCGGAGGCGGGGTTCGCGCGGGCCCACCTGTCCGGCGCGACGACGTGCTTCCGGTGTGCGATCGCCGCGTGA
- a CDS encoding HTTM domain-containing protein: MPVVIGAAALTRAVARFEPRGAGLSVGRALLAAAQLAVLVFNQDADLFVATREHPTGVDCGGVRAAALPCATADAPLVGRIAAVAVLLVVASGYRPRWTCVPHWYVTAGLAMTMPMANGGDKIAQIATMLLVPLCLGDDRVWQWGPVVRPLAANWRGVAFAALVVLRGQLCLVYAYAGLSKLGDPLWRQGSAMSVVFADPYFGLAREVHDLVAPALSWYWPMALLGWSVIAAQLVIAVAVLGGPRARALAFALGLCLHLGIALLMNLPLFTLAVLGMLVVGCAPTRRWDAGSGVLERAR; the protein is encoded by the coding sequence GTGCCCGTCGTGATCGGCGCCGCGGCGCTGACGCGCGCGGTGGCGCGGTTCGAGCCGCGCGGCGCGGGGCTGTCGGTGGGTCGCGCGCTGCTCGCCGCGGCCCAGCTCGCGGTGCTGGTGTTCAACCAGGACGCGGACCTGTTCGTGGCGACCCGCGAGCACCCGACGGGCGTCGACTGCGGCGGCGTGCGCGCGGCGGCGCTGCCGTGCGCCACCGCCGACGCGCCGCTGGTGGGGCGGATCGCCGCCGTCGCGGTGCTGCTGGTCGTCGCGTCCGGCTACCGGCCCCGGTGGACGTGCGTGCCGCACTGGTACGTCACGGCCGGGCTGGCGATGACCATGCCGATGGCCAACGGCGGTGACAAGATCGCGCAGATCGCGACCATGCTGCTGGTGCCGCTGTGCCTGGGTGACGACCGGGTGTGGCAGTGGGGCCCGGTGGTCCGGCCGCTGGCGGCGAACTGGCGGGGCGTCGCGTTCGCGGCGCTGGTCGTGCTGCGCGGGCAGCTGTGCCTGGTCTACGCGTACGCGGGCCTGTCGAAGCTCGGCGATCCGCTGTGGCGGCAGGGCAGCGCGATGTCCGTGGTGTTCGCCGACCCGTACTTCGGGTTGGCGCGGGAGGTCCACGACCTCGTGGCGCCTGCGCTGTCCTGGTACTGGCCGATGGCCCTGCTGGGGTGGTCGGTGATCGCGGCGCAGCTGGTGATCGCGGTCGCCGTGCTCGGCGGGCCGCGCGCCCGCGCCCTGGCGTTCGCGCTGGGGCTCTGCCTGCACCTGGGTATCGCGCTGCTGATGAACCTGCCGCTGTTCACCCTCGCGGTGCTCGGGATGCTGGTCGTCGGGTGCGCTCCCACGAGGCGCTGGGACGCGGGGTCGGGCGTCCTGGAGCGGGCGCGCTGA